The region CAGTTTATCAtctcggaaggaaaaaaaaataaagatgaagtGAGGAGGCGAGAGTGCACCTGAAAGGGTGTTCGATCACTCTGTAAGAGGATTTATCACTGTCAGAGCAGTTCATCAACTCAAGGTTCAGCAGTACTTGAATAAATTATAACTTCGTTTGACTACAGCTTTTTGCTTCTGTGTTTGTATCTGGTGAAACAGAGTCTCACAAAATGATGCACGTCATTCACCCTAACATACACCCTTTTCTGAACAGAATTGCTGTATTGTGTCGCCTAATCGAAACTGAGCAAAACGTGGTTTACTCTCGTTACAGACAATTCAGTTAAAGCCATCCCTTCTGCAAATTGTTCTCATAGCAATACTTAAGGTAAGCAGCCTTTTCCCTCTATTCAAAGAGGCCATCAGAGGTTAAGCGCGTATGGAGTGGAACAATGCCCTATAAAAATTCAGGAGTGAACTTACGAATTTTTGCACGCTGAGCTTCCAACAGAGCGAAGGAAGTATCTATCGGTTGCCGGCCGAGGATACAGCTTCCTTTGCGAACTTGAAAATGGCCCGTAAGTGCTGTCTGAATTCAGAGTGGGGAGTGAGGGGAAAAGAAGAGAGTGAGAGAAAGGGTCCCATGAGCTGACCTCCGGCTTTTCTCGTTCAAGAAGTTTTGCATGTTAACGTGGGAGCAAAATAGCCGCGTCATATAAGACGAAAGGCGTTTCCTTTATTACTCCTCGTTTCAGCTACTTTCGCAGAACATGTAAGGGTGGTTGTTTATGTGGCTCCCGACTGTACGctctatgatttttttttaaggCTTGGGCAGAGGATAGGAGATTATATGCTATATTCTGTGACAACACGGCACATAGACGTCATCTGCCAAGCCAAATATTTTGCCAGATTTCTCCGGGTATCGTGTCGTGTTGCAACGGGCTTGCATCGCAGTAATACCGTTCAGATTTTCAACGCTATGTATAATTTTGTGGCTTACGTTCTAGATCTTATTTTCTGTTGATTCTTGCCTGATATAGAATATTTAAGTGGATGACACTGCTTATGCCAAGTGTGTTGTTTTCTGTGCAGCTCCCACCTACGGATGTACAGCctcccctacacacacacacactcacatgtGTAATGCCTATAGGCACGGCGAATAAATAAATATCCAGAACGTATCTAGAAACCAAAGTAATGCAGCACCAACGAACAAGCGAATCGGTTTCCTGGGCACCTCGAGCGCATTTGGGTATCTGTTTTGAAACAAGCAATCCTACCATTTCTGTCTTAAtgacaggaaatggcgcattacTACCGAAAATTCTGAGGCCCTCGCCAAGGATATCTGTCACTGCAATCGATTCCGTCTGTGCACGAACCCATTTCCACAACTGAGGAGCTGTACCTATACCAGGTATATGAAGTAACGTGGTAACCATTGAGGCTTCAGTCAAATGTCAGTGTTGCGCGCTCACCCACAGTAAACTTATACTACATGGACAAGGAACTTCGCTCAAATTTGCAGTAATACTTACGCGAAATCTTAGCAGGAAGGCACGCGTAAGTTGAGCACGCCTTCCCTATAACGCAGTACTCAGCGAACGACAGTGCACTTTCACTTACGAAGCGTTCTCCACTCAGCTACAAACACCACGCCCTCACGACGCAGATGCTCGTGCTGGCCATGTTCAAGCAGTACACGGATCTGCACGCACCAGTGGTGGACGCCACCAGCGACCAGGACACGAGCAGCGCCTCGCGCGTATCCTTGACGCAGATCACCGCCTGGAAGGCGGCCTACGCCCGGCGCCGTTCCACGCTGCACTCCATCCAGGAGCGCACCTTGCTGATGCAGGCCGAGGGCATCGGAGAGGCAAAACTGGCCCGCCCCACCGCGCCCCGGGCAGTCGGTCTGAACCCCGTCATCGAGGAGGACCCTCACCCGGACAACGACCTCAAGCACCCAGCAGATCATTCCAGTGACCACATTGGCCAGAACACTGAGGTGCCCGCCCCGCCGGCGTCCAGAGCAGCTGTCAACGACTTCGGCTCCACGACCAAGACGGCTCCGTTTATGGACGCCAGGGAGAAGACTGGCACGGGCAGCGACGGAGAGAGGGACGGCAGAAAGCCCGTTGACCAGCGCCGGGTCATATGCCTTCCCACGGCGAAAGAAGTTCCGGTGGCCGAAGAGCCCACCATTTCATCCAAGCTGTATGTCACGGCCGACGAGATGGACATTGCGGCGCGTCCGACCAGCGGGGCCGCTGGAAAGTCACCGCGTTGAACTAAACGTTGCGCCGACCGCGATTGTTGCAGAGACCGTGTGCCATTTTTATTTCGCCCTAAATGTTACCCTTACGTGTATATTAATAGCATATGCCATGGCAAAAGCTGTGAACTCAATATCTGTGCTATCGAACAATGGCCGAGGTGTCGGACTTTTCCTGAATATGCGTTTAACGTGTATAGAGGCAACAAGGGTTGTATACTTTGTTATGCTTTCGTAATCGTCAGTGGTCCACCCTGCCATGAGCGCAAATATACATGGTGGCGTGAAGTTTAATTGGGTCGCATGGCACGCTTTTTTACAATCACCGTTTTCTGCCGTAGTCCCTACTCGCACTCCCAACAGCCATTGTTTGTAATTGTGCACACACGATGCTCGTTAAGTAAGCGCGATACCCGTGCTCGTTTCTGCGTCTGTTACCTTCGGCGAGGAAACAGGACATACGAGGCAGCTGTATACATGTGCTGAAATTGGGTCCACGCGCAGCTTGCAAGTATTTATGTACCacacgaaagaaaaataaaaaaaaacgtgtagAGCTAAGCTTATACCGTCTTAGCGCATGGAttagcgaaagctgttatagctttggaTTTAGCCATTCAGCTCTACATTCTGCCCTGAAACCACCCTCAAACTGCGCATTCCTGCCCTCTCACAATATCCTCCTAAGCCGCTCCCAcccaacaccctctagagaatttgTTCCACCCTCTCATTTTTTTCCCTTTCGCACTTGACCTCTCTGTCGTCTCCCATAAAAGTGGAGAGGGGGATTTTCATTTCTCCAATTTGCCATCTGCCGCGGTTGTCAGTTGGTGACCGCTGAACTTAGTTTGAATAAGTTaaattcagttcaattcaatcAATTTATTAAGTGAAATCAATTCACTAAGCAGCTAAGGGCTGACGGTGTAGATTCCAGGGTAGAACGCAGGGTTATATGGATAAATTAAAAACTTTATCAGCCTTCGCTTATAAAAAAAACCTTCCAGGCGTTTAGCCCTCTGCAGCAGGGGAGAGGGAGACAGTGTCCTCGCATACACCTTGAGACCACCCACTCAAGGTTCTCAAAATGGGCTGATGAGGCCTTCACTGTCCAGCGCAGACTGTCCAGTGCGCACTTCTCGGCAGACCTAAATGCTAACCTTCTCCCTTGCCAGGATTGAATCATGTAGGCGGGAATCGCTTGCACCGAAACCATTGAGCATTTCGTCTCGTGTTCCTTGTGTGGGTTCAGAAACGGGAATTCGCATAGGAAGACCACGGGTAGTCGACGCGGGTCGCGATGATGGAAGGTATATGAGGTGGTGTGAAGCATCCTGTACACAGGTGTCGTCTTCACACAATCGCATACGAGCGGAACTGATCCCAGACGGTACGCGTACGAAGCAATTCATTTTTGAAAGTAAAATAGTGGCACGCAATCAAGCTACAGCGATATGCTGCCTTGCATTGACACCgtacaatacaatgcaatacaaGCTTTGTTTTGCGAAAATAGAACGGACACGCAAGGCAGGCCTTCCCTACTTCACTACTTGACTGACAGTGCCCGGCGATCAGCTAAGAGCAAATGCACAGAAACTGAAGAAGCTCAaaactagcaaaaaaaaagcagagagaACTTCTTTGCGCTAACTTTGATAAATTAAAAACGAGGGATAACTTTCAGAAATCGTCAATAATACCTGGGTGCATTCTTCTACAGTACCCATAAATTTTCACTAAAGATATTCAGCCATCTAGATGGAAAAAATACTTGAACTTGTTCGTACGCAAAGTTGGCAAAAACCACCAGAGCGCGTTGATAGAGGAGTGCGTCTCCTCGGGATAAAAATTTTGGGGACTTAGGAATATTTTCTTTCTGGAAGCCAATAATAGCAGATTTGTGATTCCAGTAATCATGCaatgacaaaaaagaaatgtGCGAGTAACGTAAGGCGCAGATGTCGACCGGCCACTGTTAACGCATTCTTATTTGAAATCATTCTTATCTGAAAGCGTCGCAAAATATTAATTAATTCCTGTTCTTCATCTAACCGCACAATGTCCACAATGAGCCACATCGAAACGCACTGCAAACGAAGGTATGGATATAAATATTCAAAAAATAATGTTATAGGGGAAATATTTTAATAGACCGGTTAATGCAAAATAAACATCATTTATGGGCGCACCACTGCGTGCGGTTTAGTTTGAGCTCTCTTTGAGCACGTGGTCTTCACCTAATCTTCTTTTCCATCCGCCGCACGCTTCCCGACCGGTGTCGCAGAGAGCCCGTCTCGTAACACCGCTTGCGTAAACGCACGGGTTGCAGTAATCCAGTATCTGACCGCACCAGACGCGGGCCTCCTTGTCGAGATGACTAGGGCGCGTGACTGTGCTCCTGGAGCTGTTCCAAGCTCTCACAGCTGCTGATCTGTTCGCCCTGTCGACCTCTACGTGACATAAGAAAGCACACCTTGATTTCTTATTACGAAAGCGTCGCCCAGTGTGGAGCTTCTGCTGCGCTGGATCCTGCACGGGTACTAATTAAGCctgagcttttctttttttaagaaaaacaaaaagctgaAGGGCGCCGTTCACGTAACGTGACAAACTCAGAGCCGGCTTTTAAGAGGGCCATGTTCTGCAACGCTGTCGAGGTTATGTGTAAGGGGCTCGATGGATCGCGTAACCCGACGATCATGTAACCTTGCGATCTGATGACGTCATTTCATGAGCTCAGGTATATAACAGCTGAGgttgtaaaagaaaaattttagaaCTGTTTTAGGGTCTGGTTTAGGAACTAGTGTCAGTCGCTGAGAACGCACGTAGTCATGTGGAAAGAAAATTCTCTTTTCAGGCTCGACGAAAACAGGCTGGATAAAAGAAAGCGAATCACAATTTTCGTTTACTTTGAAAACACGTGCAGAAACAAGGCACGCCAGTTCATAAAATACGCCCGCGCAGTAAACAATTGGCAGCAGAAGAGAGAGAGCGGCGAAATGCCAACGCAAGGCACGTGATATAGAGTGGTTAAGCTGCTTTTTTCGCCGCGAGCACAATGGCCTTTGTTTCCTCTTTACTTCCTTCGTACCACAATATGAGTAAGATTACAATGCCCGTGTACTGAATATATGTGTAATCACGTGTTCTCGACCATTTTCAACATTTTTGTTGCCAGGGCGGTCTGTTCCTCTGGATCGCGCTAACGACAAGAAACGACGCAGTTTTCCTTACAGCTGTACTAGATGGCACTTTTTTCTCTTTATGTACTTTCGATGTTTGTAGCAGCGACCTTCGAGCCGCTTCTAATAAGCGTCACGTGCGGCACTATAAGTTTAAGCGCATGACTTCAACATGAGTGCACGCATACCCTTCTCTAAACAATAGAATGCGGCATTATCATACCAACCACTAGCTTTATGGCGTAGCGTGGGATAAGATAACTCTCCGCGTCGCTTTCAAATCCTAGTGGCGTTCAGAATCTGCGCGATAATCTACATGAGCAGACAACGCATTGTAATTTCCTTCAAGCTGCGCAGAAAACAGATTTGTAAAGCACGTTTGCGTTACATTGTTCACTTCTTTTTGCTCTTGCACTTGCCTTCGACGTTGTgtcatgagcaatgcagctgtTTTTTGACATGTCGAATGGCTCAGGCGATCAGAGAAGCGTATGTAAACATCACAAATGTTTATACCGCAGTTGCTATTATTACTGCACTAAgcagacac is a window of Amblyomma americanum isolate KBUSLIRL-KWMA chromosome 4, ASM5285725v1, whole genome shotgun sequence DNA encoding:
- the LOC144127552 gene encoding uncharacterized protein LOC144127552 → MAYIETIQLKPSLLQIVLIAILKMLVLAMFKQYTDLHAPVVDATSDQDTSSASRVSLTQITAWKAAYARRRSTLHSIQERTLLMQAEGIGEAKLARPTAPRAVGLNPVIEEDPHPDNDLKHPADHSSDHIGQNTEVPAPPASRAAVNDFGSTTKTAPFMDAREKTGTGSDGERDGRKPVDQRRVICLPTAKEVPVAEEPTISSKLYVTADEMDIAARPTSGAAGKSPR